From a single Micromonospora sp. WMMD1102 genomic region:
- a CDS encoding FG-GAP-like repeat-containing protein, translating to MWRRRTAMTLVIVIVVAVGGIAGPTPGPVWAAGRGEQIFGDVNGDGFTDRATLGLVQPDLCSVIVEYGTASRDYRLPVAFVYLRPGGSGIGTRCPELGVAVDLTGDRREELVVAWFPGPPPTVPYHLMALDGEFQPFYGLVSAIFAPYYVGTADFDGDGREDVYSVTDQGQGIETYLNRGDGTLVHGPEQWCARPLGYDLRDFDLDGATDLVNSYIERCRSTTVVSGVAVVLDDGRAQDLQHDPVGLETWDARVVNANGDNIPDIRTVSRSTGVTEYFIGTPGGQFVLSPKANTDSVQLTGTKAVTIDVRANDQASTQATVTITAAPRYGTVQVISGGRIVYRPRANHGVTDRFTYQLTEGARRSSAVVYLRWTG from the coding sequence ATGTGGCGCAGACGTACCGCCATGACGCTGGTGATCGTGATCGTTGTCGCCGTCGGTGGCATCGCCGGGCCGACCCCCGGCCCGGTCTGGGCGGCCGGCCGCGGCGAACAGATCTTCGGCGACGTGAACGGCGACGGGTTCACCGACCGGGCCACCCTCGGACTGGTCCAGCCCGACCTCTGCTCGGTGATCGTGGAGTACGGCACCGCGTCCCGCGACTACCGGCTGCCGGTGGCCTTCGTCTACCTCCGGCCCGGCGGCTCCGGCATCGGCACCCGCTGTCCCGAGCTGGGCGTGGCCGTCGACCTGACCGGAGACCGGCGGGAGGAGCTGGTGGTGGCCTGGTTCCCGGGGCCACCGCCGACGGTGCCGTACCACCTGATGGCGTTGGACGGCGAGTTCCAGCCCTTCTACGGACTCGTCTCGGCGATCTTCGCGCCGTACTACGTCGGCACCGCCGACTTCGACGGCGACGGGCGCGAGGACGTCTACTCGGTGACCGACCAGGGACAGGGCATCGAGACGTACCTGAACCGGGGTGACGGCACACTTGTGCACGGCCCCGAGCAGTGGTGTGCCCGCCCGCTCGGCTACGACCTGCGGGACTTCGACCTCGACGGGGCGACCGACCTGGTGAACAGCTACATCGAGCGCTGCCGGTCGACGACCGTGGTCAGCGGCGTCGCGGTGGTGCTGGACGACGGCCGGGCCCAGGACCTGCAACACGACCCGGTCGGCCTGGAGACCTGGGACGCCCGGGTGGTCAACGCCAACGGCGACAACATCCCGGACATCCGCACGGTCTCCCGGTCGACAGGTGTCACCGAGTACTTCATCGGCACTCCGGGCGGGCAGTTCGTCCTGTCACCGAAGGCGAACACCGACTCCGTGCAGCTCACCGGCACCAAGGCGGTGACGATCGACGTACGCGCGAACGACCAGGCCAGTACGCAGGCCACGGTGACCATCACCGCCGCACCGCGATACGGCACCGTCCAGGTGATCAGCGGCGGCCGGATCGTCTACCGACCCCGGGCCAACCACGGCGTGACCGACCGGTTCACGTACCAGCTCACCGAGGGCGCCCGGCGCAGCAGCGCGGTGGTGTACCTCCGGTGGACCGGATAG
- a CDS encoding FG-GAP-like repeat-containing protein, giving the protein MRGSRITAVAMAAAVTTAGWVTVAVAGGPAEPIVADVNGDGRPDRVVLDAVTGTTATTCRAVVSLGLAGGGLGPAQPYAFLTLPVDEPNCPDLGVGVNLDADPPAELAVAWFAGPPSTVASTLLALDNFRISRGFDTIVQPSFVGTADFDGDGRLDVYEWTDQGEGFASYLNPGTGTLVPGPVRHCSGPLTHRLADFDRDAAMDVVIAYVEGCGDYFSGVVVIRDDGTRVDLHADVEGLASWTVEIGDVNRDGLVDVTTYNQLTDAIATFIGLGNGNFVRAPVAIRDYPTVRGDRATGIRVLANDYASTRAKVTIWSAPRHGTVKVTTDGTIIYTPNEVHGPTDTFVYRLTEDGRTSNAAVSLRIVD; this is encoded by the coding sequence ATGAGGGGAAGCCGGATCACCGCCGTCGCCATGGCGGCAGCCGTCACCACGGCCGGTTGGGTGACCGTCGCCGTCGCGGGCGGACCGGCGGAGCCCATCGTCGCCGACGTGAACGGGGACGGCCGCCCGGACCGGGTGGTGCTCGACGCCGTCACCGGCACCACCGCGACCACCTGCCGGGCGGTGGTGAGCCTGGGCCTGGCCGGCGGTGGCCTGGGCCCGGCCCAGCCGTACGCCTTCCTGACCCTGCCGGTGGACGAGCCCAACTGTCCGGACCTGGGGGTGGGGGTCAACCTCGACGCGGACCCGCCGGCCGAACTCGCGGTGGCCTGGTTCGCCGGCCCGCCGTCGACGGTGGCCAGCACCCTGCTGGCCCTCGACAACTTCCGGATCAGCCGCGGGTTCGACACCATCGTGCAACCCAGCTTCGTCGGCACCGCCGACTTCGACGGCGACGGCCGGCTGGACGTCTACGAGTGGACGGACCAGGGCGAAGGTTTCGCCAGTTACCTGAACCCCGGCACCGGCACGCTCGTCCCCGGTCCGGTGCGGCACTGCTCGGGGCCGCTCACCCACCGGCTCGCCGACTTCGACCGGGACGCCGCGATGGACGTGGTGATCGCGTACGTCGAGGGGTGCGGCGACTACTTCAGCGGGGTGGTGGTGATCCGGGACGACGGCACCCGGGTCGACCTGCACGCCGACGTGGAGGGGTTGGCGAGTTGGACCGTCGAGATCGGTGACGTCAACCGGGACGGCCTGGTCGACGTGACCACCTACAACCAGCTCACCGACGCGATCGCCACCTTCATCGGGCTCGGCAACGGCAACTTCGTCCGGGCTCCGGTGGCGATCCGGGACTATCCGACGGTCCGGGGGGACCGGGCGACCGGCATCCGGGTGCTGGCCAACGACTACGCCAGCACCCGGGCCAAGGTGACGATCTGGAGCGCGCCCCGGCACGGCACGGTAAAGGTCACCACCGACGGGACGATCATCTACACCCCGAACGAGGTGCACGGCCCGACCGACACGTTCGTCTACCGGCTGACCGAGGACGGCCGGACCAGCAACGCGGCCGTCAGCCTCAGGATCGTCGACTGA
- a CDS encoding VCBS repeat-containing protein: protein MRRRAIAALAATAAIPPVLAWASASGAARPNEPFLGDVDGDGVVDRVRLGVARPDCAVWVEGGRPDGGYQPAQRYTYRAPGAGRSARCPELGVAVDLDPGQPTVPGRAELVVGWYAGPPDRSGQDLLVLRNFAVSARMPALDSPNEIGLADFDGDRRPDVYLWTDQGEGFATYLNSGTGTLVPGPVRFCAARVQQRLADFDRDGAMDVAIAYADRCDDGSDGVVVVLDAGTTVGLQRDHHGRVGWTVDVLNADRGGTSDVLTYRQPTGEPGTFLGTGDGRFVSAPLAVPDTATVPVGGSVHIPLLANDWCGRRCQLTVVVPPSSGSVEVSGSHAVSYRPDATVESTDRFVYRLVQDGRTSEASVVVRVVL from the coding sequence ATGCGGAGAAGAGCGATCGCGGCGCTTGCCGCCACGGCGGCGATCCCGCCGGTCCTGGCCTGGGCGTCGGCATCCGGGGCCGCACGCCCGAACGAGCCCTTCCTCGGCGACGTGGACGGGGACGGCGTGGTGGACCGGGTCCGGCTCGGCGTCGCACGGCCGGACTGCGCGGTCTGGGTGGAGGGTGGTCGGCCGGACGGCGGTTACCAGCCGGCACAGCGGTACACCTACCGGGCGCCGGGCGCCGGCCGGTCGGCCAGGTGCCCCGAACTCGGTGTCGCCGTCGACCTCGACCCCGGCCAGCCGACGGTTCCGGGTCGGGCCGAACTGGTGGTGGGCTGGTACGCCGGGCCGCCCGACCGGTCCGGCCAGGACCTGCTGGTACTGCGGAACTTCGCCGTGTCGGCCCGGATGCCGGCGCTCGACAGTCCCAACGAGATCGGACTGGCCGACTTCGACGGCGACCGGCGGCCGGACGTCTATCTCTGGACCGACCAGGGCGAGGGCTTCGCCACGTACCTGAACTCCGGCACCGGAACCCTCGTCCCCGGCCCGGTCAGGTTCTGTGCCGCCCGGGTCCAGCAGCGGCTTGCCGACTTCGACCGGGACGGGGCGATGGACGTGGCCATCGCCTATGCCGATCGGTGCGACGACGGGTCGGACGGGGTCGTGGTGGTACTCGACGCCGGCACCACGGTCGGGCTGCAGCGCGACCACCACGGGCGGGTCGGCTGGACCGTCGACGTGCTGAACGCCGACCGCGGCGGCACGTCCGACGTGCTCACGTACCGCCAGCCCACCGGTGAGCCGGGTACCTTCCTCGGCACCGGCGACGGGAGGTTCGTCAGCGCGCCACTGGCCGTCCCCGACACCGCCACGGTGCCGGTCGGCGGTTCCGTACACATCCCGTTGCTGGCCAACGACTGGTGCGGTCGACGGTGCCAGCTGACTGTCGTCGTGCCGCCCAGCTCCGGAAGCGTCGAGGTCTCCGGCAGCCATGCCGTCAGCTACCGTCCCGACGCGACGGTCGAGTCGACCGACCGGTTCGTCTACCGACTCGTGCAGGACGGCCGGACCAGCGAAGCCTCGGTGGTGGTACGGGTCGTCCTCTGA
- a CDS encoding FG-GAP-like repeat-containing protein yields MWYRRITFVAIAVTAATVGLAAPAAWAGWQHEPIVADVNGDGRADRNTLGTLPGTSDCAVRVELGRPGGYGPARSYRYLTAAPDCPDMGVGLDLDGDAANELAVTWFSGPPPGIDHTLLVLDDFAVSAGFDTITQPSYIGTADFDGDGRQDIYQWDDQGSGFSTYLNTGAGALVPGPVRYCSGRPQYQLADFDADGAMDVTIAYVEGCGAYFTGVVVVLDDGTVVDLRGDAYGDDFWTVSVADVNDDGFPDVLTTSDVTGARNVFVGTGTGTFLPAPTAVRDNAQVSAVRATGIRVLANDFATSATRVSIVSRPAHGTVQVTTGGTVVYRPNPGHQARSDRFVYRLTEAGRTSNAAVSLRLTR; encoded by the coding sequence ATGTGGTATCGGCGCATCACCTTCGTCGCCATCGCGGTCACCGCCGCCACCGTCGGTCTGGCCGCGCCGGCCGCCTGGGCCGGCTGGCAGCACGAGCCGATCGTCGCGGACGTGAACGGGGACGGCCGTGCCGACCGGAACACCCTCGGCACCCTGCCCGGCACCTCCGACTGCGCGGTCCGGGTCGAACTCGGCCGCCCCGGCGGCTACGGCCCGGCCCGGTCCTACCGCTACCTGACGGCGGCGCCGGACTGCCCCGACATGGGAGTCGGGCTCGACCTCGACGGCGACGCCGCGAACGAGCTGGCCGTCACCTGGTTCTCCGGGCCGCCGCCCGGGATCGACCACACCCTGCTGGTGCTCGACGACTTCGCGGTCTCGGCCGGCTTCGACACCATCACGCAGCCCAGCTACATCGGCACCGCCGACTTCGACGGGGACGGCCGGCAGGACATCTACCAGTGGGACGACCAGGGCAGCGGCTTCAGCACGTACCTCAACACCGGCGCCGGTGCGCTGGTCCCCGGCCCGGTGCGGTACTGCTCCGGCCGGCCGCAGTACCAGCTCGCCGACTTCGACGCCGACGGCGCGATGGACGTGACGATCGCGTACGTCGAGGGCTGCGGCGCGTACTTCACCGGCGTGGTCGTGGTGCTGGATGACGGTACCGTGGTGGATCTGCGGGGTGACGCCTACGGCGACGACTTCTGGACGGTCTCGGTGGCGGACGTGAACGACGACGGCTTTCCCGACGTGCTCACCACCAGCGACGTGACCGGGGCGCGAAACGTCTTCGTCGGCACCGGCACCGGCACCTTCCTCCCGGCCCCCACGGCGGTCCGGGACAACGCACAGGTGAGCGCGGTCCGGGCGACCGGCATCCGGGTGCTCGCCAACGACTTCGCCACCAGCGCGACCCGGGTCAGCATCGTCAGCCGGCCGGCGCACGGCACGGTGCAGGTCACCACCGGCGGTACGGTCGTCTACCGGCCGAACCCCGGCCACCAGGCCAGGTCCGACCGGTTCGTCTACCGGCTCACCGAGGCCGGCCGGACCAGCAACGCGGCGGTGAGCCTCCGGCTCACCCGCTGA
- a CDS encoding 3-hydroxybutyryl-CoA dehydrogenase, which produces MDTVGVVGLGTMGAGIAEVFARSGLRVVAVEITAEALDRGRATLARSTDRAVARGRLSAADRDALVERITFAVGLPALTEVDLVIEAVPERLDLKRRLFAELDRICRPGAILASNTSSLSVTEIAVATGRPDRVIGMHFFNPAPVMKLVEVVRTVTTSAEAVGAVQALCARLGKVGVTIADRAGFVANALLFGYLNQAVAMVESGYATREEIDTAMRLGAGLPMGPLTLLDLIGLDTAYEILETMYRRGGRDRRHAPVPLLRQMVTAGLLGRKSGQGFYAYERPGSATVVPDGRTPAAAPADGGRPVRRIGIVGTGDPADRLGDLFGQAGYDVLVTPPEQLGGLADADLVVEAVADELAVKRALFAELAEVCKPEVLLATTTGTLPVIDVAMAARQPAEVVGLHLLDPTRAGALVEIVRTVRTSAEAVATARTVCAGLGRTGVVCGDRAGFVVNALLFPYLNDAVRMLEASYASADDIDHAMTLGCGYPAGPFDVLDAVGPAVVLRIQRALYRESREPGLAPAPLLEQLVTAGRRFRDPAAD; this is translated from the coding sequence ATCGACACCGTCGGCGTCGTCGGGTTGGGCACCATGGGCGCCGGGATCGCGGAGGTCTTCGCCCGCAGCGGCCTCCGGGTGGTGGCCGTGGAGATCACCGCCGAGGCGCTGGACCGGGGCCGGGCCACCCTGGCCCGCTCCACCGACCGGGCGGTGGCCCGGGGCCGGCTGAGCGCCGCCGACCGGGACGCGCTCGTCGAGCGGATCACCTTCGCCGTCGGGCTGCCCGCGCTGACCGAGGTCGACCTGGTGATCGAGGCGGTACCCGAGCGGCTCGACCTCAAGCGACGGCTCTTCGCCGAGCTGGACCGGATCTGCCGGCCGGGCGCGATCCTGGCCAGCAACACCTCCTCGCTGAGCGTCACCGAGATCGCCGTCGCGACCGGCCGGCCGGACCGGGTGATCGGGATGCACTTCTTCAACCCGGCGCCGGTGATGAAGCTGGTCGAGGTGGTCCGGACCGTCACCACCTCGGCCGAGGCGGTCGGCGCGGTGCAGGCGCTCTGCGCCCGGCTGGGCAAGGTCGGCGTGACCATCGCCGACCGGGCCGGCTTCGTCGCCAACGCGCTGCTGTTCGGGTACCTCAACCAGGCGGTCGCGATGGTCGAGTCGGGGTACGCCACCCGCGAGGAGATCGACACCGCGATGCGGCTCGGCGCCGGGCTGCCGATGGGGCCGCTGACCCTGCTGGACCTGATCGGCCTGGACACGGCCTACGAGATCCTGGAGACCATGTACCGGCGGGGTGGGCGGGACCGGCGGCACGCCCCGGTGCCGCTGCTGCGCCAGATGGTCACGGCGGGACTGCTCGGCCGCAAGTCCGGCCAGGGTTTCTACGCCTACGAACGGCCCGGTTCGGCAACCGTCGTACCCGACGGGCGGACCCCGGCGGCGGCACCGGCGGACGGCGGCCGACCGGTGCGCCGGATCGGGATTGTCGGCACCGGCGATCCGGCCGACCGGCTCGGCGACCTCTTCGGACAGGCCGGCTACGACGTGCTGGTGACCCCGCCGGAGCAGCTCGGCGGGCTGGCCGACGCCGACCTGGTGGTGGAGGCGGTGGCCGACGAACTGGCGGTCAAGCGGGCCCTCTTCGCCGAGCTGGCCGAGGTCTGCAAGCCGGAGGTGCTGCTCGCCACCACCACCGGCACGCTGCCGGTGATCGACGTCGCGATGGCGGCCCGGCAGCCGGCCGAGGTGGTCGGGCTGCACCTGCTCGACCCGACCCGGGCCGGCGCGCTTGTGGAGATCGTCCGGACCGTGCGCACCTCGGCCGAGGCGGTCGCCACCGCCCGGACGGTCTGCGCCGGGCTGGGCCGGACCGGGGTGGTCTGCGGGGACCGGGCCGGCTTCGTGGTGAACGCACTGCTCTTCCCGTACCTGAACGACGCGGTGCGGATGCTTGAGGCGTCGTACGCGTCGGCGGACGACATCGACCACGCGATGACCCTCGGCTGCGGCTATCCTGCGGGCCCGTTCGACGTGCTGGACGCGGTCGGCCCGGCGGTGGTGCTGCGGATCCAGCGGGCGCTCTACCGCGAGTCCCGGGAGCCGGGGCTCGCCCCGGCGCCCCTGCTGGAGCAGTTGGTCACCGCCGGCCGCCGCTTCCGGGACCCGGCAGCGGATTGA
- a CDS encoding alpha/beta hydrolase yields the protein MEIRRHEIPANGIRQRVLVAGPSDGRPVVLIHGNCSSADFWQPLIRQLPTHLRLVAPDLRGYGGTEVAPVDATRGLGDFADDVAALLDEPALFPVANARPVLVGHSLGGGVAMRLLVDSPDRVAGLLLAAPVSPYGFGGTRELDGTPTTPDFAGTGGGTGNRDFVARLAAGDRSADERTSPRAVLRSAYVADPASLGADEELLLDSVLSTATGDDNYPGTTAPSANWPGMAPGDRGVLNALAPKHFRVADELVAVPVKPPITWVRGDADVIVSDTSLFDLAQLGALGVLPGWPGVQACPPQPMVGQTRAVLDRYAAAGGSYREIVFPGCGHSPNLERPVEFAAALSDLLDQLDLLDHR from the coding sequence ATGGAGATCCGGCGACACGAGATTCCGGCGAACGGCATCCGGCAGCGGGTACTGGTGGCCGGTCCCTCCGACGGCCGACCGGTAGTGCTGATCCACGGCAACTGCTCGTCCGCCGACTTCTGGCAGCCGCTCATCCGGCAGCTGCCGACCCACCTCCGGCTGGTCGCCCCCGACCTGCGCGGCTACGGCGGCACCGAGGTGGCGCCGGTGGACGCGACGCGCGGGCTCGGCGACTTCGCCGACGACGTCGCCGCGCTGCTCGACGAACCGGCCCTGTTCCCGGTGGCGAACGCCCGGCCGGTGCTGGTCGGGCACTCGCTGGGCGGCGGAGTGGCGATGCGGCTGCTGGTCGACAGCCCCGACCGGGTGGCCGGGCTGCTGCTGGCGGCGCCGGTGTCGCCGTACGGCTTCGGCGGGACCCGGGAGTTGGACGGCACCCCGACCACCCCGGACTTCGCCGGCACCGGAGGCGGCACGGGCAACCGGGACTTCGTGGCCCGGCTGGCCGCCGGAGACCGCAGTGCCGACGAGCGGACCAGCCCACGGGCGGTACTCCGCAGCGCGTACGTCGCCGACCCGGCCAGCCTCGGCGCCGACGAGGAACTGCTGCTCGACTCGGTGCTCTCCACCGCCACCGGTGACGACAACTATCCGGGCACGACGGCACCGAGCGCCAACTGGCCGGGGATGGCGCCGGGGGACCGGGGCGTACTCAACGCGCTGGCGCCGAAGCACTTCCGGGTCGCCGACGAGCTGGTGGCCGTCCCGGTCAAGCCGCCGATCACCTGGGTACGCGGCGACGCCGACGTGATCGTCTCGGACACCTCCCTCTTCGACCTTGCCCAGCTCGGCGCGCTCGGCGTACTGCCCGGCTGGCCGGGGGTGCAGGCGTGCCCGCCGCAGCCGATGGTCGGGCAGACCCGGGCGGTGTTGGACCGGTACGCGGCGGCGGGCGGAAGCTACCGCGAGATCGTCTTCCCGGGCTGCGGCCACTCGCCCAACCTCGAACGTCCGGTCGAGTTCGCCGCCGCCCTGTCCGACCTGCTCGACCAGCTCGACCTGCTCGACCACCGGTAG
- a CDS encoding FHA domain-containing protein, translated as MSDELELLPILTVTSGPLRGASFRLRPGVRRIGRSDGADVPLDDPLVSRWHATVELAAGRVLLTDSGSTNGTWLNDERLAGHTELCDGDRIRLGNLELRFFDPGAAATDQLGTLSRGLKPLLPPPPAPPPAPPPAPASPPSEAAGALAAPTQLMGTAGRRSRRILLMIGGGVALATGMAWVYLAFQ; from the coding sequence ATGTCCGACGAACTGGAGCTGTTGCCGATACTGACCGTCACCAGCGGACCACTGAGAGGGGCCAGTTTTCGACTGCGCCCCGGCGTACGCCGGATCGGTCGGTCCGACGGCGCCGATGTGCCGCTGGACGATCCGTTGGTCAGTCGCTGGCACGCCACCGTCGAACTCGCCGCCGGGCGGGTACTGCTGACCGACAGCGGGTCGACAAACGGCACCTGGCTCAACGACGAGCGGCTCGCCGGGCACACCGAGCTCTGCGACGGCGACCGGATCCGGCTCGGGAATCTGGAGCTGCGGTTCTTCGACCCTGGTGCCGCCGCCACCGACCAGTTGGGCACCCTCAGCCGAGGGCTGAAGCCGCTGCTTCCGCCGCCACCCGCACCGCCACCCGCACCGCCACCCGCACCGGCATCCCCGCCGTCGGAGGCGGCCGGCGCGCTCGCCGCGCCGACCCAGCTGATGGGTACGGCCGGCCGGCGCTCCCGGCGGATCCTGCTGATGATCGGCGGCGGCGTCGCCCTCGCCACCGGGATGGCCTGGGTCTACCTGGCCTTCCAGTGA
- a CDS encoding aldehyde dehydrogenase family protein — protein sequence MTTVNAPGVPEISDGELVSTNPATGELAGRFPVADAEAVGRAVERARTAAQWWADLGFAGRRSRLLRWRALLANRITELAELSHLETGKPVADAVVEAVSAIDHLDWAARNAKRVLGPRRMRSRLVVAEFSARLEYRPLGVVGMIAPWNYPVLTPLGAFGYALAAGNAVVLKPSEYTPAVGQWLVDTFAEIVPEQPVLQAVHGLGEVGAALCRSGVDKIAFTGSTRTAKKVMAACAETLTPLVVEAGGKDAMIVDDDADLDAAAEACVWGALTNAGQTCIGIERAYVTAPVYDAFVDKVVTRASRLTVGADDTDLGPITMPGQIETIRQHIEDAVARGGRAVLGGPEAVRPPYVHPTILLDVPEDADAVREETFGPTLTIARVADADEALRRTNAVRYGLGGSVFGRRRAAEIAGRIRSGMTAINSTLTFVGMPTLPFGGIGDSGFGRIHGADGLREFARSKAVTRRRARSVLPSMTFERTPAQVERIVKAAKIMYGR from the coding sequence ATGACGACCGTGAACGCTCCCGGCGTACCCGAAATCTCCGACGGCGAGCTGGTCTCCACCAATCCGGCGACCGGGGAGCTGGCCGGGCGGTTTCCGGTCGCGGACGCCGAGGCGGTCGGCCGGGCCGTCGAACGGGCCAGGACCGCCGCGCAGTGGTGGGCCGACCTCGGCTTCGCCGGCCGGCGGAGCCGGCTGCTGCGCTGGCGGGCGCTGCTGGCCAACCGGATCACCGAACTCGCCGAACTGTCGCACCTGGAGACCGGCAAGCCGGTCGCCGACGCGGTGGTCGAGGCGGTGAGCGCGATCGACCACCTCGACTGGGCGGCCCGGAACGCCAAGCGGGTGCTCGGACCCCGCCGGATGCGGTCCCGGCTCGTGGTGGCCGAGTTCTCCGCCCGGCTCGAATACCGGCCCCTCGGCGTGGTCGGGATGATCGCGCCGTGGAACTATCCGGTACTGACCCCACTCGGCGCCTTCGGCTACGCGCTCGCCGCCGGGAACGCGGTGGTGCTCAAGCCCAGCGAGTACACCCCGGCGGTCGGGCAGTGGCTGGTCGACACGTTCGCCGAGATCGTGCCGGAGCAGCCGGTGTTGCAGGCGGTGCACGGGCTCGGTGAGGTGGGCGCCGCACTCTGCCGGTCCGGCGTGGACAAGATCGCGTTCACCGGCTCGACGCGTACCGCGAAGAAGGTGATGGCGGCCTGCGCCGAGACGCTCACCCCGCTGGTCGTCGAGGCGGGCGGCAAGGACGCCATGATCGTCGACGACGACGCCGACCTGGACGCCGCCGCCGAGGCGTGCGTCTGGGGCGCGCTGACGAACGCCGGGCAGACCTGCATCGGGATCGAGCGGGCCTACGTCACCGCACCCGTCTACGACGCCTTCGTCGACAAGGTGGTGACCAGGGCCAGCCGGCTCACCGTCGGGGCCGACGACACCGACCTCGGCCCGATCACCATGCCCGGCCAGATCGAGACGATCCGTCAGCACATCGAGGACGCCGTGGCGCGCGGCGGGCGGGCGGTACTCGGCGGGCCGGAGGCGGTACGGCCACCGTACGTACACCCGACGATCCTGCTCGACGTACCCGAGGATGCCGACGCGGTCCGCGAGGAGACCTTCGGGCCGACCCTCACCATCGCCCGGGTGGCCGACGCCGACGAAGCGCTGCGCCGCACCAACGCGGTCCGCTACGGCCTCGGCGGCTCGGTCTTCGGCCGGCGCCGGGCGGCCGAGATCGCCGGCCGGATCCGCTCCGGGATGACGGCGATCAACTCCACGCTGACCTTCGTCGGGATGCCGACACTCCCGTTCGGCGGAATCGGCGACTCCGGCTTCGGCCGGATCCACGGCGCGGACGGACTCCGCGAGTTCGCCCGCAGCAAGGCGGTGACGAGACGGCGGGCCCGCTCCGTGCTGCCGTCGATGACCTTCGAGCGGACTCCGGCCCAGGTGGAAAGGATCGTCAAAGCAGCCAAGATTATGTACGGACGGTGA
- a CDS encoding class I SAM-dependent methyltransferase — MGLHALRFRLVDSENSWGGRRRARRAGWLAETFPDLAQMSVIDLGGRVDTWQQAPVRPKHVHVVNLEEVPIDVPEWAEVDRGDACALPRPIANRRYDLVFSNSVLEHVGGHERRLRFAETVHALSDAHWVQTPYRYFPIEPHWIAPGMQFTPVRVRIALARRWPLAHTRPDCRETATQQVLWTELVDRSQMRHYFPHSRIRAERLAGMVKSLIAVRTGTGDY, encoded by the coding sequence ATGGGGCTGCACGCGTTGCGATTCCGCCTGGTCGACAGCGAGAACTCCTGGGGCGGCCGACGGCGTGCGCGCCGGGCCGGCTGGCTCGCCGAGACCTTCCCGGACCTGGCCCAGATGTCCGTGATCGACCTCGGCGGACGGGTCGACACCTGGCAGCAGGCCCCGGTACGCCCCAAACACGTGCACGTGGTGAACCTCGAAGAGGTGCCGATCGACGTACCCGAGTGGGCGGAGGTGGACCGGGGCGACGCCTGCGCGCTGCCCCGGCCGATCGCCAACCGCCGCTACGACCTGGTCTTCTCCAACTCGGTGCTGGAACACGTCGGCGGGCACGAGCGCCGGCTGCGGTTCGCCGAGACGGTGCACGCGCTCTCCGACGCGCACTGGGTGCAGACGCCGTACCGGTACTTCCCGATCGAGCCGCACTGGATCGCCCCGGGGATGCAGTTCACCCCGGTCCGGGTGCGGATCGCGCTGGCCCGCCGCTGGCCACTGGCGCACACCCGGCCGGACTGCCGGGAGACGGCGACCCAGCAGGTGCTCTGGACCGAACTCGTGGACCGGTCGCAGATGCGGCACTACTTCCCGCACTCCCGGATCCGGGCCGAACGGCTGGCCGGGATGGTCAAGTCACTGATCGCGGTCCGCACCGGCACCGGCGACTACTGA
- a CDS encoding MauE/DoxX family redox-associated membrane protein produces MFQSLAALQSLLVGVVLIWSARVKLFDRHAAELAGNSALGRLLSAGRAVPAYRVLGGAELLLGVLLVLPPAPVAEPPAAAALAAGFVGFVGYLWYARRVAPAASCGCLSARATPVTGRGIAWAGLLLLAGLFGVAAGGTYWLPALAAAPAASTGLLLAEAALLVALSPEFDGYWLLPLRRIRARLTHPLRDGAGVPLLASVQQLQLSTAYRQVAALLTSDVREHWLEESWRMVCYSARYQGRPATAVFAVPAGEVAPDRVRVALVDDSTGATLVAGAGADRDQ; encoded by the coding sequence ATGTTCCAGTCGTTGGCGGCGCTCCAGTCCCTGCTGGTCGGGGTCGTGCTGATCTGGTCGGCCCGGGTCAAGTTGTTCGACCGGCACGCGGCCGAACTGGCCGGCAACTCGGCGCTCGGCAGGCTGCTGAGTGCCGGGCGGGCGGTGCCGGCCTACCGCGTGCTCGGCGGGGCGGAACTGCTGCTCGGCGTCCTGCTGGTGCTGCCGCCGGCCCCGGTCGCCGAGCCGCCGGCCGCAGCCGCGCTGGCCGCCGGCTTCGTCGGCTTCGTCGGCTATCTCTGGTACGCCCGCCGCGTCGCGCCCGCCGCCTCGTGCGGCTGCCTGAGCGCCCGGGCCACCCCGGTCACCGGGCGCGGCATCGCCTGGGCCGGCCTGCTGTTGCTCGCCGGGCTCTTCGGCGTCGCGGCCGGTGGCACGTACTGGCTGCCGGCGCTGGCCGCCGCCCCGGCCGCGTCGACCGGGCTGCTGCTGGCCGAGGCGGCCCTGCTCGTCGCGCTCTCCCCGGAGTTCGACGGGTACTGGCTGCTGCCGCTGCGCCGGATCCGCGCCCGGCTCACCCATCCGCTGCGCGACGGTGCCGGGGTGCCGCTGCTGGCCAGTGTCCAGCAACTCCAGCTCAGTACGGCGTACCGGCAGGTCGCCGCGCTGCTCACCTCGGACGTCCGGGAGCACTGGCTGGAGGAGTCCTGGCGGATGGTCTGCTACTCGGCCCGCTACCAGGGCCGGCCGGCGACGGCGGTCTTCGCGGTGCCGGCCGGGGAGGTGGCGCCGGACCGGGTCCGGGTGGCCCTGGTGGACGACTCGACCGGAGCCACCCTGGTCGCCGGTGCCGGTGCGGACCGCGATCAGTAG